The genome window CGCAAGGTGCGAGGTGGCGCGACGTCGACTCCGACGGCCGTGCTGGAAACCTCGCTGCGCGCGCGCATGAGCGACGCCGCCGAGGCCAAGGCGAGCATCGCCGCACACGCCCTGCAACACGTATCCCCAGGTCAGGTAGTCGCGCTGGACGACAGCACCAGCGCGCTGGCCGTGGCGAACCGCCTCACCTCGCTGGGCCCGCTGACGGTGGTGACCAACTTCCTGCCGGTGATCAGCCTGCTCGGCGGTGAGCCCGGGCTGCACGTGATCGGCCTCGGCGGGGACTACCGCCCCGACTACGACGCCTTCCTCGGGCTGCACGCGGCGGACATGGCCCTGACCATGCGCTCCGACGTGCTGTTCATGTCGACGACGGCGGTCGTCGAGGGGCACTGCCTGCACCGGTCGCAGGAGACGATTCAGGTCAAGCGGGCGCTGATGCGGACCACCGCGAAGCGGGTGCTGCTGCTCGACCACTCGAAGTTCGAACGCCGCGCCGTCCACGAACTGGCGCCGCTGACCGAGTTCGACGTCGTCATCGTCGACGCGGACACCCCGGAGGCCACCGTCGAGGACCTGCGGCTGGCGGAGGTCGCGGTCGAGGTCGCCGAAGGCTGACCGGGACGGCACACGGAGCCGGGTACCTCGACGAGCCGTGATCAGGTGCTCCCAGGCAGGCGGCGTCAATGCGGTTCGGCGCACCTGAGCGTCCAGCTCTGAGCGCGCTTACCGGACCGCCCCAGGGTCAGAGCCAGGCGCGCTCGCGCAGTTCGGCCAGGAAGCGCTGGTAGGACGCCTCCAGGGCGGGGACCTCCGCAGCTTCCGGCTCCACGACCTCGCCCGTGGGGACCATCGCCGCCGCGGCGCGGCTGAGGTCCGGGTGGACCGAACCGGCTGCCGCGAGCAGCGCCGCGCCCAGAGCTGTTCCGGCGTCCCGCATCCGCACCACCGGCCGGTCCAGCACCGAGGCACGGATCCGGCACCACGCGAGACTGCGCGCTCCGCCGCCAGCGGTGCGCATCGGCCCCTCGGCCGGTGCGCCCAGCTCGGCGAGGCGTTCCACCGCCAGCCGTTCGCAGAAGGCGACACCTTCGAGCCTGGAGCGGAACTCGTCGACCCGGTCCGCGGGCTCGCCGAGCACGAAGCTGCGCGCGCCTTCGGCCAGGAACGGGAACCGCTCGCCCTCACCTCGCAGCGGGTAGTTCACCACCCCCGAGGGCCCGCGCTCCGTCGCGGCCTCGTCGAGCGAGCGCAGCTCCGCCGCGTCCACATCGGACAGTGCCGCTCCGCCGACGTTGGCGGCTCCGCCCGGCAGCCACACGCCGTCCGGATGCAGGTGGCTGTAGACCGCTCCGGCCGGGTCGCGCACGAGTTGCTTCGACACGCCCTTGAGCACGAGGGTCGTGCCCAGCACGGTCACGAACTGCCCCACGTCCACCGCACCGCAGGCGAGCTGACCGGCGCAGCCGTCGGTCATGCCCGCCCGGACCTCGCAGCCGACCGGCAGGCCGGTCAGCTCGGCGGCCTGCGCGCTCACCGCGCCGAGCACGGTCGTCGGCCGCACGACCTCGGGAAGTAGCGTCGCGGGGACCCCGAGCGCGTCGAAGACCTCCGATGCCCATTCACCGGCCACTGCGTCGTAGCCGCTCTTGAGCGCGTGGCTGGAGTCCGTGGCGACCGGGCGCCCGACGAGCTTCCACCCGATCACGTCAGGTGTGTGGCAGGCCAGCACCGCCTCGTCCGGGGCGTCCGACGCCAGCCGCGCGATGCGCGCCAGCCCGGACCCCGCTGACGGCCGGATGCCGATCCGAGCCCACCGCCGGGCGCCCGCCTCGGCCGCCGTCAACGCCTCCGCGCCGGCCCGCCGGTCGTCGTACATCAGCGCGGGGGTGACCGGGTCGCCGTGCCGGTCGACGAGCACGACGGTGCCCGAGGTCGCCGACACCGCGAGCGCGGCGATGCCGGACGACCGCTCTCCGAGCGCAGCGGTGCACTCTCCGAGGCAGTCGCGGACCGCGGGCCACCACGTCGAGGCGTCCTGCTCGGAACGGCCG of Saccharopolyspora erythraea contains these proteins:
- a CDS encoding DeoR/GlpR family DNA-binding transcription regulator, with product MADAGMPVNQLQRREQIRREVLDSGYVKIEQLAAEHGVSGMTIHRDLDVLEEQGWLRKVRGGATSTPTAVLETSLRARMSDAAEAKASIAAHALQHVSPGQVVALDDSTSALAVANRLTSLGPLTVVTNFLPVISLLGGEPGLHVIGLGGDYRPDYDAFLGLHAADMALTMRSDVLFMSTTAVVEGHCLHRSQETIQVKRALMRTTAKRVLLLDHSKFERRAVHELAPLTEFDVVIVDADTPEATVEDLRLAEVAVEVAEG
- a CDS encoding FGGY-family carbohydrate kinase codes for the protein MGELVAGVDIATANVRVQVHDPSGALVAAASRPLPQPVRSSGGRSEQDASTWWPAVRDCLGECTAALGERSSGIAALAVSATSGTVVLVDRHGDPVTPALMYDDRRAGAEALTAAEAGARRWARIGIRPSAGSGLARIARLASDAPDEAVLACHTPDVIGWKLVGRPVATDSSHALKSGYDAVAGEWASEVFDALGVPATLLPEVVRPTTVLGAVSAQAAELTGLPVGCEVRAGMTDGCAGQLACGAVDVGQFVTVLGTTLVLKGVSKQLVRDPAGAVYSHLHPDGVWLPGGAANVGGAALSDVDAAELRSLDEAATERGPSGVVNYPLRGEGERFPFLAEGARSFVLGEPADRVDEFRSRLEGVAFCERLAVERLAELGAPAEGPMRTAGGGARSLAWCRIRASVLDRPVVRMRDAGTALGAALLAAAGSVHPDLSRAAAAMVPTGEVVEPEAAEVPALEASYQRFLAELRERAWL